The genomic segment TTTTTTTCTGGAAAAGCATTCATATACCCAGCTAAACAAAGCCCTGCCGGAGCTGTAAAGATAGAAATGGTAGGTAATGCTGGCTTTTTAATCTCTTTAATCCAGAAAACTCGATAACTAACTACTGGAAGTAAAATCATATAACTAATAAACCCAAACCAAAAGATTGACTGGCCTAACAGAATATGATTAAAAGCAGGAGCAGTTACACTAGCAACTACTATTCCTACATAAACGATAAAGTAACTAGGAAATACTTGCTTAATATCAAAGTTCAAAATAAAACGACTAGAAAATGAGATAATCAACAAACCATGAAGAATTATCCCACCATACCAAATATACAAAGCCAATGGAAAAGAAAGCTTAATAATATAACTAGCTAAAATCATAATTCCCATAGAAAAGGTAGGAGCTACACTTGCTACTATAGAATTTTCCAACTCCTTTAAAAAATTTTCACGGTCAATAAGAAATCGTATAACTAAAAGCACAGCTATTAGTGTAGATAATATTCCAGCTATATATCGATATTGACTACCATAAGGACGAATTAAATTCCCTAGACCAGCCAGTCCAAGCATCAAACCTGCTATCGGAATTGGGATTTGTTTAAAAATATTAGTCATCTTAACCTTCTTCATTTACTCAATCACTCCATCGACAATAAATCTTTCCATTACCCAAGCAGCTACTTCACCAGTTATTTGAATACAGTGTTCAGCTCGCTCGGGACTATCAAATTCAGCAAAATCTTTAGTCAAAACTCGACAACAAGTAGAACCATACTCCTCTTTAATATAATCATGTAAGTCAGCACTAGCTGGAAAACATTCCTCAGGCATAGGCGCTCCTGGTTCAGTTCGACCATACTTAAGTCCTAAAGCCATAACTCCTCCACTAATTGCCCCACATAAGCATTTAGACTTTCCAATTCCAACTGGAAAACCAGAAGCTAACTTAACCATTTCAGGTGGCATTTCTTCTCCTACTAGCTCATTAATTGTAGTTAATACAGATTCTGAACAGAAAAAATCCCCTCTTCTAAAATATTCTTCTGCCTTCTCTCTTGCTTCTTTAACTAATTTTTCTTGTTTTTGATTCATTATTATTCCCTCCTATAATTATAAGATTTCTTTTTATCTCATCCTTCTAATTATCAAAAGGAGTTTCATAATATTATGAAACTCCTTTTATCTTAGAATTTGCCCTTATACTACTCTATAGTCTAAGCCTGCATCTTTTTAAGCAATAATACAACCTAACCTTGAATCATTTCTAAAAAAGCCTCAATTCGAGTATTTAACTGGCCAGTATCACTATCACTAAAGTCACTTTCAATTTGAGTAACTGGAATATCTTCTTCCTTTAAAGCTTGCGAAATCTTTTTATATTCCATACTATAAGTCTGACAGAATTGTAGATTATAATAAATCACACCATCAACATCATACTCCTCAGCTAATCTTAATATATCATCAACCCGATCATCATTAGGAGTAAAACAAGCACAATTAATATTCATTGCTCTTTCTGTTAAGTTATCAATCTGTTCTTCTAAAGTTTCTCCACCTTCTGGTACCTTGTTTTCAAAATAACGAGTTCCTGTACAAGTCTCTTCACAAACTACAACCCCACCATTACTTTCAATCAAGTTATGGATCTTCCAACTAGGTAACGGCATAGGAGTTCCAGCAACTAAAATTCTAGGTGCATCTTCATCTGCTATACCTTCTCCAGCCTCAATTCTATTTTCTAACTCATCACAAAGTGTACTAGTCTTTTCAATAAATCGTTCTGGATCATCAAAAAAGGCTAACTGGGTAATTAATAAAGCATCTTTACCACTAATTGGAACTGGATCTGCTTTTCTAGTATCATATAATCGCTGTAGCACATCACGTTTTTTATTAATTAATTCAATAGCCTCAGCTGCTTTTTTCGCCTTAATTTCTCTACCACTAGTTTCTTCAATATGTTCTTTAAAACGATTAATTTCTGACTTCCATAATTCACGAGCAGCATCTGATTTAGTTTGTGGTAATTCCATCACATAAGTAGGAATTTCTTCATCTAGTATCTCCCAAGCCTTTTTCTTCCCATCACAAGTTGTTTCTCCTACTACAAAATCTGATACTTCAAAATAAGGACAAATTTTATCCATTTTAAACCCTAATGAAGATTTAATTAACGGACATAAGTCATTGTTAGGCAGCTCTTGTTCAGCCGCCTCAATAGGAAATTGAGCCCCTGCACAAAGACCTATACTAGCTCCTCCTGCAGCAGTAACTAATTCATCAGGTACAAACACACAAAATGAAGAAATTACCGGATTGCCAGCCTCTTTTTCTTCAACTAATTCCTTTACTCTAATTCCATGAATATCATCAACTACAAAATCAAAATAATCCATTCCTGCTGGTCGATTATCCTGACTAAGATAAACTTCTTCGTAAACTTCTGGTAACGGCTCTAAAAAATCATCATGTTTTTCCACATCCATTCCTAAACTTTCCCACATGTCATAATGTTTAGCCATTAATTTTTCCTCCTTGAGCATATATTATATTCTTTATAAATATTTCTTATCTACTCCCCAAATTTTTAACTTCTCTCACGGGCCAACAAAGCAGCCCCTAAAGCTCCCACTAGCTGTGGTTTATCAGCTACTTTAAGATTTTGGTTCAATTTTTTCTCTAAAGCCTTGACTACTCCACTGTTTTTAGCTACTCCTCCACTCATGGCTATAGATTCCGATTTCCCAATACTTTTAACCTGCTTCATAATTTGATTAGCAACTGAGTTGCAAAGCCCACCGACAATATTTTCTATTTTTACTCCTGAATGAAGATGGGAAATCACTTCTGATTCAGCAAATACACTACAAACATTGCTTAAAGAAATCGGCTCGTCTGATTTTTTAGCTAATTCACCTAGCCGATTAATATCTATATCTAAAGTTAAGGCCATCATCTCTAAAAATTTACCTGTTCCAGCAGCACATTTATTATTCATCGAAAAGTTTATCACTTTTCCAGCCTGATCCAATTCAATTACTTTACTATCTTGACCTCCAATATCTATCAAAACTTCTACCTCCGGGAACAAAAAATTAATCCCTCGGGCATGACAAGTTATTTCAGTAATCTCTTGATCAGCAAATTCTATATTATTTCTTCCATAACCAGTACTAACAACTTCTTCTACTTCAGATTCAATCTCAACCTGTAATTCTTCAAAAATTTTTTTGGCCCGTTCTTTATTATCCGGTCCTGTTTTTATCACTCGGTAAGTAACTAATTCTCCTGAATGATCAATAATAATCCCCTTACAGGTTCGAGAACCGATATCAAATCCACCAAAATACTTCATCAAAAATTAGCCTCCATTTCAAAACTATGATTCATATAACCAATTAAACAAAGATCAGTAGGATATTTTCATCTTAGTAATCATGATTAATAATTGAACTTTATATTTATTATAATTAATATTTATGTTTTTGTCAAAATTTTTTTAGTAATAAAAAAGACTCCCGAATAACGAGAGCCTTTAGTCTATTTCTTAATCCGCCAATCATGCGTATAGATATTTATTCTCCTTCTTCGTGCAAAACAGATCAAAGTTAGATTCAGCTCTTCAGCCATCTTAACTGTAAGAGAAGTGGGAGCAGCCCTCGAAATAAGAATCGGCACCCCCAGTTTAGCTGTCTTTAATAGAATCTCCGAAGAAACCCGGCCGCTAGTAACCAACAGCTTATCGTCCAATTCAATTCCTTTCATGATCGTTTCCCCAACTATCTTATCTACAGCATTATGGCGGCCAATATCTTCATTAAATAACAGCACCTCTTCTGAATTACAAAGAGCTGAACTGTGAGAACCGCCGGTCTCCTGAAATAAACCAGCCTTCTGCTGTAATCCTTTAACCAGCTCCAAAGCTTCATCTACTCCAATCGTTAATTCAGCTTCAATTTTACTACACTGCATAGAATCAATTACATTATAAAAGACAGTTCCCTTACCACAACCAGAAGTAATTGTTCTTGTATCATATAACTTCTCTACTAAAGAAGAAGTCTCTCGTTTGGTTTCTACTTCAACGATTCCTTCTTCTTCATTAATCTTAATATCTTCTATATCATCTCGGTCAGTAACTAGTCCTTCTGATTTTAAGAAACCTATAGCCAAATAATCCATCTTCTCAGGCGTACAGAGCATAGTAACTACTTCATCGCCATTGAGGATAATAGTTAAAGGCAATTCCACAACCACTGAATCAGTTACTTCTTCACTTCCTTCTTTACTTGCCCTTATGATAGAAACTTCTTCTAATCTGGCCACTTTTCTACCTCCAGCCATTCATCCCGCTCTTTATTGATTACTTACCTTTTCTATTCGAACTGCTGTTACTTTATATTCTGGAATCTTACCTTCCGGATCTAATTCATCATTAGTTAACCTATTAGCAGGACTCTCAGCATAATGGAAAGGCATGAATATCTTTCCTGGTTTAACTACATCTCCTACTTTAGCATAGGTTTCTACTTCTCCTCTACGAGAAGCAACTTTTACTCTATCTCCAGTTTCTATTCCTAAATCTTTAGCATCTTCCTTATTAATCTCTACATAGGCATCCGGTTCATACTCATCAATAGATTCAGAATTTCTAGTCATAGTTCCAGTATGATAATGATACAACATCCTTCCAGTCATCATTATATAATTATATTCTTCATTTACTTCTTCTATTGGCTTCATATGATCTACTGGATGGAATATACCTTTTCCGTGAGCAAATTCACCCTCATGTAAGAACTTAGTTCCCGGATGATCTTTGTCAGGACACGGCCACTGTAATCCTTTATCCTCTACTCGATCATAATCAATGCCGCCATAAATAGGAGTCAGATCAGCTATTTCTTTCATTACCTCAGCAGGTGATTCATAATTCATTTCATACCCCATTCTATTAGCCAAGTCACAGACAATCTCCCAATCTGCTTTAGCTTCACCTGGTGGTGATACTGCTTTACGTACTCGCTGAATTCTACGCTCTGAATTAGTAAATGTTCCTTCTTTTTCAGCAAAACAAGCCGCCGGTAAAACAACATCAGCATATTCAGCCGTTTCAGTTAAGAAAATATCCTGAACAACTAAGAATTCAAGCTCCTCTAAAGCTTCTTCAATATGATTTTGATTTGGATCAGAAATTACCGGATTTTCACCAACAACATATAAACTTTTTATTTCTTCTTCATCAATGGCATTAAACATTTCTACTACAGTAAGACCAACCTCATCAGATAATTCTGCTCCCCAGGCCGTCTCAAATTTCTCCTGAATATCAGAATCATCAACATTTTGGTAGCCGGGATAGACATTAGGCAGTCCACCTAAATCACAAGCACCCTGAACATTATTCTGGCCTCTCAGAGGATTAACTCCAGTACCTTCTCGTCCTAGATTACCAGTTAACATAGCTAAACAAGCAATTGAAGTAACATTCTTGGTACCAGATTTATGCTGAGTAATTCCCATGGCATAATATATAGCTCCTCTATCAGCGGAAGCATATAATCTTGCCATTTCAATTATATCCTCAGCCGGAATACCAGTAATTTCTGCTACCTTTTCAGGAGGATAATCTTTCACAATTTCTTTTAATGCTTCAAAGCCTTCAGTTCTCTCTTCAATAAACTCCTTATCATGTAAATCTTCTTTAATAATGACATGCATCAATCCATTTATTAGAGCTATATCACTTCCAGGCTCCTGATTGACTGCAATATCAGCTACAGAAGATAGCCCAATTTCACGTGGATCAGCTACAATTAATTTAGTCCCATTGTTAACTGCTTTTTTAATCTTACTGCCTATTACTGGATGGGCTTCTGTAGTATTAGAACCAGTTACAAAGATTACATCAGAAGTTTCAACTTCATTAATAGAATTTGTCATTGCTCCACTTCCAAAACTTTTGGCTAGACCAGCCACAGTAGGAGAGTGTCACAAATGAGCACAGTGGTCTACATTATTCGTACCTATTACAGCTCTCATAAACTTCTGAATCAAATAGTTATCTTCATTAGTACACCTAGCTGAAGTTAAATTACCAACAGCCTGACTACCGTATTCTTCTTTGACTTCACTTAAATTTTCAGCTACATAGTCTAAGGCTTCATCCCAACTAGCTTCTTCAAACTCCCCATCACGCTTAATTAATGGCTTAGTTAAGCGATCAGAATTATTAATAAACTGATATCCAAAGCGT from the Acetohalobium arabaticum DSM 5501 genome contains:
- a CDS encoding double-cubane-cluster-containing anaerobic reductase, producing the protein MAKHYDMWESLGMDVEKHDDFLEPLPEVYEEVYLSQDNRPAGMDYFDFVVDDIHGIRVKELVEEKEAGNPVISSFCVFVPDELVTAAGGASIGLCAGAQFPIEAAEQELPNNDLCPLIKSSLGFKMDKICPYFEVSDFVVGETTCDGKKKAWEILDEEIPTYVMELPQTKSDAARELWKSEINRFKEHIEETSGREIKAKKAAEAIELINKKRDVLQRLYDTRKADPVPISGKDALLITQLAFFDDPERFIEKTSTLCDELENRIEAGEGIADEDAPRILVAGTPMPLPSWKIHNLIESNGGVVVCEETCTGTRYFENKVPEGGETLEEQIDNLTERAMNINCACFTPNDDRVDDILRLAEEYDVDGVIYYNLQFCQTYSMEYKKISQALKEEDIPVTQIESDFSDSDTGQLNTRIEAFLEMIQG
- a CDS encoding C-GCAxxG-C-C family protein; this translates as MNQKQEKLVKEAREKAEEYFRRGDFFCSESVLTTINELVGEEMPPEMVKLASGFPVGIGKSKCLCGAISGGVMALGLKYGRTEPGAPMPEECFPASADLHDYIKEEYGSTCCRVLTKDFAEFDSPERAEHCIQITGEVAAWVMERFIVDGVIE
- a CDS encoding acyl-CoA dehydratase activase, giving the protein MKYFGGFDIGSRTCKGIIIDHSGELVTYRVIKTGPDNKERAKKIFEELQVEIESEVEEVVSTGYGRNNIEFADQEITEITCHARGINFLFPEVEVLIDIGGQDSKVIELDQAGKVINFSMNNKCAAGTGKFLEMMALTLDIDINRLGELAKKSDEPISLSNVCSVFAESEVISHLHSGVKIENIVGGLCNSVANQIMKQVKSIGKSESIAMSGGVAKNSGVVKALEKKLNQNLKVADKPQLVGALGAALLARERS
- a CDS encoding TDT family transporter; protein product: MTNIFKQIPIPIAGLMLGLAGLGNLIRPYGSQYRYIAGILSTLIAVLLVIRFLIDRENFLKELENSIVASVAPTFSMGIMILASYIIKLSFPLALYIWYGGIILHGLLIISFSSRFILNFDIKQVFPSYFIVYVGIVVASVTAPAFNHILLGQSIFWFGFISYMILLPVVSYRVFWIKEIKKPALPTISIFTAPAGLCLAGYMNAFPEKNLLLVGWLTVLTLIMATGVVIYLPRMLKVGFYPSFSAFTFPFVITAIGLKLTIKFLEEQFGNPLLGYSAQIMEVLSIILVLFVLFKYLGYFYRNWNRQQSQETEVA
- the fdhF gene encoding formate dehydrogenase subunit alpha codes for the protein MVQLSINSKEVEVPEDYTVLEACKELGIEIPTLCYNEVLEPHGACRLCIVEVEGFSNLPTSCTLNVEEGMEVYTHSEKVREIRRNILSLLIADHPLDCLTCEKSGNCKLQDYCYEYNVSEPIFGTNEKEGLEIKDKNPFIEYDPNKCILCGRCVKVDQEIQCSDALEFSQRGHEAQVSTAYEQDLSGEDSDCVFCGQCVEVCPTGALTYKPSKGQVREFDIDNKVETTCPYCGVGCQLELNIKDNEVVKVSSVYKDGIPNPAGETCIKGRFGYQFINNSDRLTKPLIKRDGEFEEASWDEALDYVAENLSEVKEEYGSQAVGNLTSARCTNEDNYLIQKFMRAVIGTNNVDHCAHLUHSPTVAGLAKSFGSGAMTNSINEVETSDVIFVTGSNTTEAHPVIGSKIKKAVNNGTKLIVADPREIGLSSVADIAVNQEPGSDIALINGLMHVIIKEDLHDKEFIEERTEGFEALKEIVKDYPPEKVAEITGIPAEDIIEMARLYASADRGAIYYAMGITQHKSGTKNVTSIACLAMLTGNLGREGTGVNPLRGQNNVQGACDLGGLPNVYPGYQNVDDSDIQEKFETAWGAELSDEVGLTVVEMFNAIDEEEIKSLYVVGENPVISDPNQNHIEEALEELEFLVVQDIFLTETAEYADVVLPAACFAEKEGTFTNSERRIQRVRKAVSPPGEAKADWEIVCDLANRMGYEMNYESPAEVMKEIADLTPIYGGIDYDRVEDKGLQWPCPDKDHPGTKFLHEGEFAHGKGIFHPVDHMKPIEEVNEEYNYIMMTGRMLYHYHTGTMTRNSESIDEYEPDAYVEINKEDAKDLGIETGDRVKVASRRGEVETYAKVGDVVKPGKIFMPFHYAESPANRLTNDELDPEGKIPEYKVTAVRIEKVSNQ
- the fdhD gene encoding formate dehydrogenase accessory sulfurtransferase FdhD; amino-acid sequence: MARLEEVSIIRASKEGSEEVTDSVVVELPLTIILNGDEVVTMLCTPEKMDYLAIGFLKSEGLVTDRDDIEDIKINEEEGIVEVETKRETSSLVEKLYDTRTITSGCGKGTVFYNVIDSMQCSKIEAELTIGVDEALELVKGLQQKAGLFQETGGSHSSALCNSEEVLLFNEDIGRHNAVDKIVGETIMKGIELDDKLLVTSGRVSSEILLKTAKLGVPILISRAAPTSLTVKMAEELNLTLICFARRRRINIYTHDWRIKK